aagtcagaacggaatctagcagatcctctgacaaaacctCTCCcaaagaaatatgattttagaaacatcgaggggaatgggacttaagccactggcaaacaaacaagtgatggtaacccaacctttgtgattggagatcccatgaataaggttcatatgggtaaaaacgagtcacttgttagttctgatagcattaatttgattttaaatcaaatatgtccattcctatggtgtgtgtgaaagtgctagagactacattattgagaggttaaactttgtagttaaacaaagtttttaatgatctTCATATCCCTtttgggtggtgtatgatttgcaacatacacttaatgaaatcacctatatgagtgtcaagtggagccacttgcatgagatcttggcatgacctctagagcactcatgaataccgagcacgcgcatggcctagtaagcggATCACAACGATAACAACATGGATTGTGGGAGTGTACTGTGATTGTTAAAACTCTAACACACTCAAGtatctttggttcatatagcttgctatactaACTATATTGTGTGTTAAAGTTTCTcgatctaagactggttcatatagcttgctatactagctctgatgcattacatcttataaaacccaggattttcattcttttctttcttttaaccATTGTTTCTTATCTAATGCAATATGTGGGGGATtgctattattttaataacaatattgCAAAAGTTGTGCCATCAAAAGCGGGATTTTCTCTCAAGCTTGGATCGAAAGTTTGCTTTTAACGATTGGTTTTGAATTCAGAAAGTGTCTGGTTGCCAACGTTAAAGTTTTAATGTGCAACGTTAAAATTGTTGCTGCATGGTCAAAACCACTACACCAAGGCACGCTCccaacattttaattaattaaaatattattttttgtcaaagATATTTTGGATATTTGGATCATGGGCCTGATccataaactctataaataaagCCCATTCTCCACCCCAAAATCATCaattctctcattctctttctctcgttctctccttccttttatttcttaaaaaatattttgggtttcattctttctctttttaagaGATCCTTGAGAAGTTCCTATTGTATCTTAGGGGGCTTGCGTAATACACTACGGATAAGTCTTTAAagacagtgactctacacgcctcaggaaattttGTTTGTGATTCGGTGAgcttttctaaaacatatgaTTCTTAATGgtgtataaattatttagtttcCAGTTGTTTAGTATAGCAAATGAGGGTAGATATTTTGTTTGTATGATGAAGTGTGCAAGTGTGACTCATTTTTGTTAGATAACAAAATTTTGAGAGGAAAGTTAAGTCAGTCGAAACgtaattatcattttatcctcaattcttttttactttccactatacataaataataataatactaataatactactaccactaataataataataataataataataataataataataataataataataatttatttaaactatttaacCATAATCTATTTCAACTTAATTTCTATCAACctcattttatttgaatataatatcataatttaaataataactaatattttatttttattattagaatatatcttttcaatttattaaatttatttcaccaataatttttataaaaattcatcatttttttccttttgtactgtttttttttattaatgttttactCAAATTTACTCTCTAAATTCATCATTctcaaaacaaacaattttttgtgggaagaagaaaatattttttcttaaaactttcAATATCTGCTTTAATTAAGTATTTCTTTAAATGCATTAGTTGTTGGAATTAATGCACTCAATTTATATTAAAGAGACTAATAATGACATAAATTAAGTTTGTAATGGGAAGTTAATATTGAATTTTCGTTTGTATTCAACACAAATTTAAACATCAAAGCGACTTCTTACcatgtatttttcttcctttttaaacCATTATTTCCAAGTTTTAAcagaatatattattaattttttttctccttatgggaaaaaatatattaaatgaattaattaaaaaataaaagtgataatcCTATATTAAGAGTGCAGtgcaataattattataaaatagtttaaacttCCGCACAAAAAAACTCTATATTGAACTGgcttttgatgatgacaacacaatgcttaataatagtatatatgttacagtattacatgttcgtgtttcattgtttttcatatctgttgaacatgttttgttgaattgcaatgtgtgttcctatgattgattatgtgttacattTATGGAACAtgtttgtattgaaatgtgtgataaaatagTTTTGATTACTTccgcacatttctgaagaaaagatcacaagcacctttatgaacttatatttattgtgacaaaggtctagttcagtcgaatacactcataatggattcgactatgctcaaatctttgtacagattttgtgaacctgtgcttgatgagattttgagttgaaaagaatttcaaagtgatttttcatgtgtcaggcGACAGTGTGATtaacacattcgactgtattactgttgtGGTTGGAATTCTGTTGTGCCTACTAGCTCCAAcggttatatttttcaaaagttagttaagattgactgactaggtcaactgtcttaaatgtgtattgatttggttgactaaggagcctttgtgttgactgtctgttataactggtttaataaagtcgactgtattagtaggctattctaCTAAGAAGCTATCtaatataacagaaaactataaatagaacaaaacGTGAATTGTTCTGAATAGAGAAGGAAAGACTTTTtgatctaacactttcattatCCTGTTTCAGAGTGAATTCTCagttttagaagctccaagaattctccaagaaggcggtggtgatctttcttgagagagattcagaggGAGGAGCCAATTGCGCACATTGTTTGATGATCATCttcacaaagaaggtgcttctggtttgatcttgataggcttggcatcctctGAAGACCACTGCATTTGActaaaggcttggcaacctgtgaagtctgctgttaTAGgattggcaacctgtgaagcgtgttgtgataggcttggcatcctatgaagagttCTGGTTACACGTttaggattgttcgacgtgggtaaagattgcagaagaagggattcttgctgtaattctggtttttgtgtgtgcagctatattttggttttgggttagggaggagatttatatttttggtccCTTCTTCCCAGGTGGTGATGATCGGTGATAATGGTGAGTTCCCTCTATTTTTTGGATGGTGAGTATTGGGTCTGAATAATGGTGCTCAGTGCTCTCTTGTGGTGATGGTCGAGGTGAATCCCGTTCAAGGTCCgtgatggttttttttttttttttgtatgtgaaTGGAGGAAGTAGATTCTGTTGAGTAGAGAGTGAATGGTCAAGTTGAGAGTAGTGTTCTCTTTCAATACTTAGGCTGCCCTCTCATAACTTGGAGATgcgtttttgtttcttttttttttctactctcTCTGCCAAAGGCGACTGCCATCACTCTACAACTCTTCCCCCATCTTTCATGCTCCCATGCTAAACCAGTTCAAAGCGTCAGTCCATACACAGGATTCGCACCCAAAAGGGGATATGACGTGCCTGTGGAATGGTTGCTTCCTGCAACCCAACCAAGCCACCCTGCTCTACTATATTTCCTCTTTCAGGTGAGCCAGCTAAAGATTGTAGGTGCATGCATGGCACAACAAAAGATTTGCACCAGAATGGGAGATAGCGTGAtggaatgaaaaaggaaaagcaacTGGCTCAAATTGGACCGGAtaccatttttgttttgttttcttttcttttcttttttttttcttttctttttcttcttttttttctttttcttttttcttaaatttttttttgctttgttaacataaaaaattaaagtaaaagaaactaaacaataaaagaaactaacataaaagagaataatagaaagtgaaataaaaactaaaataaaataaaaaaaacttacataaaaagtaaaatagtgaaaacaaaattaaaatgcaaataagataaaataaaataaaataacaaaacaaaacatatattatttaatcatccggacgaaattggatGTTGACAACCGCAACTCCATCGCAGTCCACATCAGCACCTTCATTGACGCCACTAAAATTTCTAACAACAGCTACTAGGGAACCTCAGCTCCCAAAACATGCAATCAACACCAACCCCAAATCGAAATAGTCACAATCTCTAATcgaaaaatcaaaacaaaatcaaaaccccAATTCCAATCAATGAAAGACATCTAATCACTTCAGAAATCCCAAATTTCTCAATTTCAGCAAACTCTAAACTTCTcaagtattaattaattataataaataattttaatttcataaatatttataatattttgaaaaaaaaaatcacttcatAATAACTTCACGTAAAGACAGATCTTTCTTTTCCATCAACCACTTTTCCATCCAAAAGTAGCAACCAAATCATCTTTAGAATTTCTCCACTTATTCCAAAATCAACGTTCAAGATTCGGTAAGATggaaaaaaatgttcttttgattctctttacatttttacaaaataaaaaaattttggatTATTAGAAGAATGttgtattgttaaaataaattagtgatTTTAACATTACTTTTATTTGCAAGTTTTAACagaatatattattaacttttttctcCTTAtgggaaaaatatattaaatgaaataattaaaaagcaaGTGATAATCCTATACCCGACTCAAAAGATACACTAAGAGTGCAGTGCAATAAAGCACACCTTATTATGAAACAGCCAAAATCTATACATTTATTTGgctatattcaaatattataactaaatttttgatatattagttattattttattagatcaTTATTGTTCCTTTATAggtaaaatattattctaataaaaatatttatattaatattataaatacaacaaatatttttttaaagaatattttcacTTTACATCTCATACTTAATAACCACTCTCGTTAAGAAGAAGGTATTTTCAAAATAGGTAACGATAtcttgacaatattttttgacaatttttttataacagaatTCGTGTTAttgctttaattatgtttaaaaaatatttaaaatggatgtcaaaaaatttgttaaaaaaatattgttaaaagaagtttttggTTTCAAAATAGAAGAAGGTCCCATAAGATCTTTCATTAAACAGTCCAAACatgtatttatttagaaaatgtttatatattataactaaatttcatatattagttattatttatttttcagttgttattattataatattattatacttttgaGTGTTATTCTAatagaaacataaatttataatcaatttttattttataaatacaagtaATATTTTTTCACGTTTTTCCTTTCATCAaccaaaaggacttttccactCAAAAAGCAACCAAATCATTTTTAGGATTTCTCCACTTGTGTAAAATAGGTTTTCCTGTTCTTCATCAATGTCTTCTTCCCAGACAAGTTGCGTTCTTTCCCAAGATATGATCATGGAAATTCTGTCGTGGCTTCCGGTGAAAGATCTCCTGCTATTCAAGTGCGTTTCAAAAGGGTGGAACCAACTTGTCTTTGATTCTGCATTTGTGAAACTTCACCTCCAAAGGTCCTCAAAAAACACTCACACGTTGTTGACCTTTCTGGATGATTCCCTTAGCTATAGAAGACATTGTGCCATCGTTTGTCCTATACAAGATTTATTTGAAAACCCGTCATCCACCCTCGAAACTTTACCTCACAGTTATCTCCCCTTCAACGGCAAGAGAAGTATTTTGGGTTCCTGCAACGGCTTGGTGTGCTTACAAGATTCTTTTTTTCACGGTGAATTTAAAGAATACTGGTTTCCGATGGGGAATCCCGCAACAAGGGTGATGAGTAATGAGCCCCCTCATATTCGTATTAATCTCAGCGATTATAAATATCCTTTCAGGTTGGTGTATGGGTTTGGGTACGATGAATGGAGTGACACTTACCAAGTTGTGTTATTGGATAACAACAAGAATAAATCACAGAAACTGGAGGTAAAAGTTTGTTCTTTAGGGGATAATTGTTGGAGAAATACTTTCACTTGTGAGGCTGTTCCCATAAAGATGGATAATAGGCTTCGTGGAATTTGTGGTGCTTTTGTGAGTGGTACTTTAAACTGGTTAGCGTATCCGAAATCCCGCGCTGGTGATGATGAACGAGGAGGAACTAAGATGAACGAGTTAGAAATATTTTCTTACGATCTAAAGAAGGAGAGTTGCAGTTATTTCTGTATGCCTGATGGCATTTTAGAAGTTAGTCCTAATGAGGCTGTGCTTGAGGTTTTGAATGGTTGTTTGTGTCTTTCTCATTATCATGAGAATGATTTTATCGTGTGGCTGAAGAGAGACTTTAGGGATGAAAAATCTTGGTCAAAGTTGCTGCATTATAAGAATCGTCCTTCACCTTGTTACTACACACGTTACATTGACATCATTTGTATGTGTGAGAATGATGATGTCGTGCTGCTTGCAGACACAGGTCTCTACTCAAAATCAGAATTTATTTGGTGGAACATCAGAGACAATAGAATGGAGGGTCGTCAAATTTTCGACAAGTACAAGTTTTATCTTTCCTCTTATGATTATGTTCATAGCTTGGTTTTGCCGTAAAAGATTTAAGtacctttatgtttttttaattgatttaaagaTTAAcgtttagaatttaaaataaaaattaaagatttaaggTTTagtatttagaataaaaattaggAGAATGGGTAGAGGAAGAAATCAAAACTCTTATGTGTAACCATGTTTCTACCTTCTCAAGCTGACTAAATTTAAAGTGTACTATAAGATGTGTCTGGTTAATTAGAAGAGAAAATAAGTATTTTGAgacagtttttttaataatattttgatatgatatatgtgtcattttgttattgatttattatttatttgttattatcttCATATATCTTATTATGAATTACTCTTCTTCTAAGTCTAATTATGAATTAATGTATTTGGTTTCTAATCAATAGTTTCTGATAAAGAAATTGATACTATTAAGAGCAATAGTTATTTTTGTGGTTCTATTTTCTGATGTTTTGGTTATTCAGATTTTTTAAACTCATTCACTTTTAGTGACATTCCAATTATATTAaagcataatataatatagaagtccacaattttaatatagaaaaacaatttgaaataaaataacaattaaatataagatattagTCATCCAAATATAACTCAAGAGTTTGAACTTCAAGTAAAAGAGGTCTAAACCTAAAACTTAGACATAAAGACTATTTCAAGATACATAGGTTCAACAAAGAAAGGAATTCCTATGAAGACTAAGCTGCAAAATCATCTTCATCCTCCAACACTTGCTCCAAGGAAACCTTCTCAACCACCTCTGCTCCCatccaaatggatgatcatcCCAAGAGAAAACATACCCaagcaacatacaacacaaaagtaagggtGAACTAGGTAGATGAACAACATACATATAGTATGTCAATCAATATCATCatgtttaatcatatataaagaCAAGCAAGGCGTACCAATCAAACCATGTGTCAAATACTCCACGCGACTCATCGAATTTGGTATAACTGTAGAGctattggtcgtctttgcacttgcatagttcagctggcccatccccaacactatgcaaggtaagtcccccaatctgtctatgtctaaactccaaggctatagacgaggacctccctctactctcaccactcacactaTTCTTCCCTATTTGAGtatgaacaatgctttgagtgtagggatagacataccatttcaaagctcccaaCATTATACAAATAACAACACAAATCTCTACAACCACTTCCAATCATGTCGTCGTATTCTTTCAAACATACATTAACTCATTCATATATCATTCTATTCCACAATCATATTCTTTCAAACCACAAAAGTCTCATACATAAAACATACATTAACTCATTCATCACAAGTTATACAAGTAACAACTCCacaaatttaatctaaattaatcaataccaaaatattttatactttattttcaatgttgtACACTGAAAATATGTTTCATTTAAtcctattataataattatattaaatcataattctaataaaatatttatattaaaccaacatacaaatattcaaacatattataatataatcacAAATAACACttacaaaagaataataaaatacaactaaaataataacttattcaTCATCGCGCGACCCACtctaaaaatgatttaataaagCAAAACCATGCATTATCATTTTTTCAAGTAGCTTTTCACGTAACTttgcattgtcaaaaaaaaatgttattaaagaaactttttccttttaaatatgCATCATCATTCTTTACACAAGGAAATTAATATACCCCACCACGACATGGCCCCACAACCTATACTTCTAAGACTTACTTTTTATACATTCACCGTGCACTTGAAACCATGAGATTGTATCCCCTCTGCACACATTCCTTTTACCATAAAATAAACTATCACCACGGGAAAATAGAAGCTACTCTTTAAACCTCTTGTAACTATATCTTGTTCCCCTCCTTTTCCTAACCAAACGTGAAGCAAAGTATCTGTTCTAAAAACTGATTTCTTCATATTTATGTTGCCCATCTTCATTTAAGATAACAATTCTCTCTTTCACCTAATTTAAACCACCCAAATAATTAAACCAACCAAATAATTAAACCACCTAATTGCCCAAGGTACATGTACTAAAAACTCTCACCCTTTCTTTTCTCCGCTTCCATACTAAAAACTCTCACCTCCTCTGCACCTTATTTCTCTCTATTTCTTCACGGACAACCATACCCTGTACTCCCTCCTTTTCTTCTACTCATTTAACTCAAACTACAATTTATCTCACACCACTCTATGCGTATATCTCTTATCCTTCCTATAACACCTCATTGTAAACAAACTTTCTCTCCCCTAGTACTCACACCACTGTATGCCCACTTATCATTCTTTTTCCTAAGCAATGCCATAATAACACTCTCTGCATATAACTCTGTACTTATGACTCTCTATATTTAACTTCATCACCTCACTCCAAAAAAACCCTTCTCACCTGTGGGACCTACAgaatcc
This genomic interval from Vigna radiata var. radiata cultivar VC1973A chromosome 8, Vradiata_ver6, whole genome shotgun sequence contains the following:
- the LOC106770182 gene encoding F-box/kelch-repeat protein At3g23880-like, coding for MEILSWLPVKDLLLFKCVSKGWNQLVFDSAFVKLHLQRSSKNTHTLLTFLDDSLSYRRHCAIVCPIQDLFENPSSTLETLPHSYLPFNGKRSILGSCNGLVCLQDSFFHGEFKEYWFPMGNPATRVMSNEPPHIRINLSDYKYPFRLVYGFGYDEWSDTYQVVLLDNNKNKSQKLEVKVCSLGDNCWRNTFTCEAVPIKMDNRLRGICGAFVSGTLNWLAYPKSRAGDDERGGTKMNELEIFSYDLKKESCSYFCMPDGILEVSPNEAVLEVLNGCLCLSHYHENDFIVWLKRDFRDEKSWSKLLHYKNRPSPCYYTRYIDIICMCENDDVVLLADTGLYSKSEFIWWNIRDNRMEGRQIFDKYKFYLSSYDYVHSLVLP